TACTGCCTTCTTCTGCACGTCGCCTACAATTGCGCCTTGCTTTTGTAGTTCTTCGCGCAGCTGCTGGGCGCGCTGCTGCATGCCTTCCTCGACCACACTCACGCCCACCGTGCGAAACGGCTGCTCACTAACGTTGGTCGTCGTCGTGGCCACTGCTGCCTGCTGGACTGGCGTGGCCTCTACGGACCGTTCCGGGGTCCGCACGGGTGCAGGCTCCACCGCCCTTTCAGGAGTGCGCTCAGCGGCCTGAGCGGGCGCGGCCGCTACTTCCGGGCCTCGTACCTCCCGGGCCGCCTGATGGGTTTCAATTACCTCCAGCACCTTATCCTGTCTCACGGCGGCTGGGTGGAAGCTTACTACCATTTCCCGGCCGCCCGTCCCATCCGGTAACGTGCCGCCTACCTGGGCACCGACGTTAATCAGCTTCGGTACGACCGGGGCCAACTCATCATCGCGCCGTTCCCGCAACACTTGCGTTTTCCAGCCTTCCGCGGGGTAGTAGTCCTTGGACTGCTGCTGCTGATTGCCGGCTGCTGCCATCTGCTGACCGCCAAACGCGGGCTCGCGGGCCGGGTCGTTGGAGCGGCCTGCGTCGGGGCCAAAGTTCAGCCCTACGCCTGGTTCCCGCTGGCGGCGGTCCAGCTCCATGCTACGCTCGATACCCTGGCCCATTCTCTCTTTATAAAGCACGCTGTCCGACTGCTGGGCGGCTTTCAGCTGCTCCTGGATCTGGGGTAATTCGGGCTGGTCAATGCGGTAGCCCACCATTACCCGTAACTGGTCGCGCCCGGCCAAGTCCCGATGAGGCTCAATAGCGGTAACGGAAGCCCCTGCCTGCTCAAACTCGCGGCGCATCAGGCGGAGCTTATCTTCATTCTGGCCATTAGCGGCCATGTTCACTTCAGCATACCGGTAGGGGTGCTCCGTTGCCGGGGTACGCTGTTGCTCCGTAGCCTGATCAAAGGCGGGGGCTTTTTGCTGTCCTCCTGCCGGCTGCATCTGCTCACGGGCGGCAGCAGCCAGAATGGCGTTTCCAAGCATCCGGTCCTCCTGTTCGCGTGCCCGCTGAGCCTCCGGCGTATTGTTTTGCCGTTCCCGCTCGGCCTGCTGGCGCTGCTGCTCCTGCTCGGCCTGGATACGGCGGGCCTCCGCCTGCCGGGCTTCCTCCTGGGCCTGCAGCCGCAGCTGCCGTTCCCGTTCCGTGGCCGCCAGTTGCTCTCGCGCCTGCTGCTGCCGGGCTTCTTCCACTACCTCTACCCCTGGGCTGCGCTTCAGCGCATCGAGCACTGATGCGACTCCCACCGGGTTCTGTTCAATCTGATAGGCAATGCGAACCTCCTCCCGGACAAAGCCGCTTGGCGCTTCTGCACGCCGGCTGTCCTGAATCAACACGCCGTTAGCCCGTAAATCGTCGAGGATCTGAGGCGTGCGCGTAGCTGCGTCCTGGGCCTCAGTCAGGCGAACCAGACCCGCTGCCCACCCGCCAACTTCTCCCACGGCTACCCGGCGCTCAATATCAAACCGGTTGCCGCCATTTTCACTCATCTGGCGCGTGGCTTCGCTGATGGCTCCCAACCGGGGGTCTTTCAGGTTGAAGCTCACCAACTGCGTCTGCTCATTCTGCGCCTGGCCAGCAAGGGGAACGACCATGGCACCTGTTTTCTTCAGGGCCTCGGTTTGCTCCTTCAGCTCTGCACTCGCGGGCGGGGCTGTGCTGGTAACAGCATACGTTACCCACTCCGGACTGCTGGCCGGATAGGCACTGCGCAAGGAATTTACTTCTCGCCCGGATGCCTGCTGCTCCCGGTTAAAGGTGTCAGCTGCCACCTGCCGCACCTGCCGGGCCTGCGCGGGCTCCTCGACCATAATTCCGGGACTACGCTCCGCTGCTTTCAATACGGCTTCCACTCCGGCCACCGTGGGCCCAGGGGTTGCGTCGTACCTGAATTCAAGCCTGCGTTCCATCAGCCCCGGCACGGCCTCGCGCTGCACGATGTTACCAACGCCAGCTCCTTCGGCTTTCAAATCCTTCCACAACTGCACGGCCCGGTTTTCTCCGGTTCCCTTCTCATCCAGTACGACCAGCGCCGCCCGCTGGCCACCAATACCGCCTAGCTCCTGGACCGTTTGGAACTTCTCATGCAGGCTTTTATCTGCCTGCTGCACTGCCAGCACCAAGGGGCCAGGCTGTCCCTTCTCCTGCAGGGCCGGAATCTTCTCGGCCAGCGCCAGTGCACCGTTCAAATTATCCCGGTCTACGCCTCGTATTGGCAGAATATTGCGCTCTAGTACGTTCCGGCTGAGATCTGCCATGCGGGCAGCCTGCAAGGCATTACCCTGTTGATCCAGACTGATACCTAGTTCCTTGGTAACGGCGCTAAACTGGCTTTTGCTTTCCGCTAGCTGCCGTTCCGGCAACTCCAATGGCTTTAAAGCCGGGGGATTAGTAAGCTGCCGGCGCTCCTGGGCGTGGGCTTCTGATTCGATCAGCGTCACGCCCGGCGCCCGGCTGATTATTTCCAGTTGCGTGCTGATAGCGCGACGGCTCGGCTCGGGGTCCGTAACCAGGTACTGCGCCTGAAGCTGGGTTGTCCGAACTCCGCTGGCCTCATTCACTTCCTGCTGCTGACCCGTAACGCGCAGGCCTGCCTTCTGAAGATCCTGCTCAATCTGCCCAGCTGCCCCGCCGCCTCGCTGGCGCTGGTTCTGCTCGACTATCTCCAGGGAAATCGGCCGCTCGATGGGTGATACACCCACCTGGATCTGCGTCGGCTCCCGGCCTACTGGCTGTTGCACCACGGGGGCCACGACGGGGGCCTTATCAAATCCGGCCTGCTCCCGCGCCCGCTGCAGGCGTTGTTCCGTCAGCTGATCTGTTAAGTCCTGATTGTAGTCCTTACTGCGAGCTGCTTCCCAGGCAAAAAAGCCGGGAGGAGTGCGTTGGGCTTCGGGCATTGCCGCCTCGCGCTGGGTCTGCAGCTCCTGTACTAGCCCCCGTAGCTGGGGAAGCTGGTCATTGGTTACCGTAACGCGGGCCACGGTCTGGTCGCTGCCCATTCGGACTACTTCCAGGGATGCGGCTTGTTCGCCCCCCTGCTTTTGCCAGCCTTCTACCTTTTCCTGCAGGCCGGCAACTGCCGTGCGCCCCTCCCGCTGGCGCTCCGTTTCAAACGTAATTTTCAGGTCGGTGTGATAGTCGCCGGCACGGGTGGCCCGCCAGGTCACGTTGCCGCGTTGCTGCTCCGGCGTTTCAGCACCTTCCAGGGCTACATTAGGACGAGGAGCCCGAAAATCATTCAGATAATTGAGGTTGAAGCGTACCCCAGCAGCATCATTGTCATTGGCCAATACCACGTTCTGCGGCTGCTGGCGGTCAATAACCTTCTGCATCAGCTCCACCTGCCGCTGCGACATAGTGCCGCTGCTGCTCATATACATCGTGTTCGGCCCCGAGCCGCCCGGCTGCTCCATCTGGTATTTGCTCATGGCGTCGATGGGGCTTTCTCCGACTACAATACGCTCCACCGCCGTTCCTTTGCCCTGGGTTGGATGGCTGACCCAGATTCCATCCCGCGGGCCCGGCATCTGCGATTTGAAGTTATGGTTACGCTCCTCGTAGGAGGAGTAGCCATTCTCGTTTATCAGCGGGAAAACCGTGTTTTTATGCGGTCCATTCTGGCCAGTAAACACCCTTCCCTGAAAGGCAGGCGCATTTATCGTATCGTCGCTCAGGCCCCGTTCCTTTAGGTAGCTGCGGTCCGTCAGGGCCGGCTGCACGCCTAGCGTGCGCTTCAACAGTTCCTCCCGCCGCTCCCGTGGATCATCGGGCAGGGTGGCTTCCGGCCCTCGCTCAGGCTGGCGTGTGCGCGAAGGTTCCGGCCGCTGGGATAATAACTGCCGGTCCTGTTCCGGTCCACCTTCGCCCAGGTACTGCCGCAGCTGCTGGCGTACCTGGCCCAGGTTCAGCCCGTCGCGGGTTTTCACGAAGTCTACAACGGAGCCGCTGTCTTTCGTGTCGCCGGCATTCATGAATATATCCCGGCCCTCCTTTTTGCTGACAATCAGCACCTCACCCGCTTTTTCCAGCTTGTGCCAGGAGCCGTTGCGGGCCTGGTCAGTTACATCGTAGCCGTAGCGGCTGGTCGCCAGCGGCACAATGGGTATTTGGTCTTTGAAACGATCCAGTTCGGAATCGTCATTCGGCCGTGCACGGCCTCCGGTAGGAGTGTTCATGGGCAGTTGGGAAAAATAGGAAAATGGACATTAGATAGACAATACTACGCAAAGCGCAGGCCTTCACCATGCAATTAGTTCTGATTGCAATGTGCGATTAGAAAAAATTGCACAAAGACTTTTTTTCTAAGGTTTTTTCGCATCTTTGGCAGCGAATAGCAATCATATTTAATCGCGTTGACGCCGTGAACCCCATCACTTATCTAGTTCTTGCAGCGTGGCTCTCCGGAATGGGTATTCTGGTGTATGTCGTGTGGAACCGGATGCAGCGGGCCGCCCATAAACGCGAATTAGACAAGCGGTTGGCCGCTCTTACCCCCCCACAGCCCGGTAAGAATCACGACTCCTTACCCCGCACTACCTACCGCTTAGAGCCAGCTGTACCACCCCACAAGACCAACCAGGCTGACAAGTACGCAGAGTACCAGGCACAGCAGGCCAAGTGGAAGCAGTGGCAGCAACTGAAGAAGCAGCCTTTACCGGAGGCCTAGCCTCCATCACAGTCCCCTTTTTTTTCACTTTTTCCCTTTACCCCATTTTTCACTTTTTCACCTTTTTCCCAATTACCATGAACACTGTTCTAAGCAAAATCTCGCAAGGCTGGGCCCGGGCAAAGGGTGCCTCCGAGACGGTTGCCGCTGAGGCAACTGTAGCCTTCCACAAGGCCCACCACCAGACTCATAACATGAGCAAGTGGGACAAGCGCATCTATGGCACCCTGATGATTATGGGCGGCTTTATGGGTCAGGCCCAGGCTCAGGGCGGTGTTAGCTCAACGCTGACCTCGTTCAAGGCCACGGTACTGCTCATCGCTCAGGGCATTTTCGCCGTGTTCCTGATGATTGGCCTGGTTAAGACCGCCAAGAAATTCATCGGTGGCGAACCCGACGCTATGACCTCCATGATGTGGTTGGCTGGCGGGGTTCTCCTGTTCTGGGGCTTCAACTCCCTCAAATCTCAAATCGTGGGCAACACCGGTAACAGCGGTGGTGGCGGTAACGTGGAATAATGAACTCAGTAGGGCGGCACTTGCGCCGCCCTGCTCTATTCTTTCTTCATAGCACGTTCGATGCGCTCCTACAAAAGCATTGAAAGGCCGGCCCAAGTTCTCGGAATGGATATCCAGAGCTTGGGCCTTGTTTTTGGCCTCGTAATCGGTGGCGGTATGCTGCTGGCCCTTCTCTCGATGGGCATGAGCATCAACCCGCTTGTTTACCTGCTCCTGATTGGTACGGCGGTGGGCCTCTTTTTCGCCCTGCGGTACCTCAATAAGCACCGTCCCCCCGGCTTCCTGATGGGCTATGTCAGCTACCATCTACGCCAACCTAAACGCCTGACCATAGGCATTCAGCATGTTCAAAAACAAAAAGGTAAAGGCGGGCGGGCTAAGTGATGCTCACCCAGTCTATCTCTACGACAATCATAAGCTCGTCCTGAAAGACGGGCGGGTGGGTGTAGCATTCAAGCTAAATCCGGTTGAAATGGAGTTGTGGGACCCGGATCAGTATTCGGCCTGCCACGCGGCATTTCAATCGGCGCTGAAGGTGCTGCCGCCCGGTACCGTCGTGCAGAAAACCGATGTGTATTATGATCGGCCCTATGTGCATCCTCCGGCTCCAGGCCAGTACTTCAGCAACCGGATGGGTCAGTATTTCGGCAACCGCATGGTGCTGTTTCATGCCCCCTATCTGTTTCTGAGCTTCGCCCCTATTTCGCTGAAGTCGGCCGGCCCCAACGCCAAGAAGCAGAAGCCTCCCCGTGCTGTATCAGCCCTGAATGCCCTGATCAACAATGTTGACCAGAAGCTGCCGGATAATCCTTTCGAGTCAATTACGCAGACCTTGGCGCTGGCTGACCAGTACACGCAAGA
This genomic window from Hymenobacter sp. DG01 contains:
- a CDS encoding toprim domain-containing protein, yielding MNTPTGGRARPNDDSELDRFKDQIPIVPLATSRYGYDVTDQARNGSWHKLEKAGEVLIVSKKEGRDIFMNAGDTKDSGSVVDFVKTRDGLNLGQVRQQLRQYLGEGGPEQDRQLLSQRPEPSRTRQPERGPEATLPDDPRERREELLKRTLGVQPALTDRSYLKERGLSDDTINAPAFQGRVFTGQNGPHKNTVFPLINENGYSSYEERNHNFKSQMPGPRDGIWVSHPTQGKGTAVERIVVGESPIDAMSKYQMEQPGGSGPNTMYMSSSGTMSQRQVELMQKVIDRQQPQNVVLANDNDAAGVRFNLNYLNDFRAPRPNVALEGAETPEQQRGNVTWRATRAGDYHTDLKITFETERQREGRTAVAGLQEKVEGWQKQGGEQAASLEVVRMGSDQTVARVTVTNDQLPQLRGLVQELQTQREAAMPEAQRTPPGFFAWEAARSKDYNQDLTDQLTEQRLQRAREQAGFDKAPVVAPVVQQPVGREPTQIQVGVSPIERPISLEIVEQNQRQRGGGAAGQIEQDLQKAGLRVTGQQQEVNEASGVRTTQLQAQYLVTDPEPSRRAISTQLEIISRAPGVTLIESEAHAQERRQLTNPPALKPLELPERQLAESKSQFSAVTKELGISLDQQGNALQAARMADLSRNVLERNILPIRGVDRDNLNGALALAEKIPALQEKGQPGPLVLAVQQADKSLHEKFQTVQELGGIGGQRAALVVLDEKGTGENRAVQLWKDLKAEGAGVGNIVQREAVPGLMERRLEFRYDATPGPTVAGVEAVLKAAERSPGIMVEEPAQARQVRQVAADTFNREQQASGREVNSLRSAYPASSPEWVTYAVTSTAPPASAELKEQTEALKKTGAMVVPLAGQAQNEQTQLVSFNLKDPRLGAISEATRQMSENGGNRFDIERRVAVGEVGGWAAGLVRLTEAQDAATRTPQILDDLRANGVLIQDSRRAEAPSGFVREEVRIAYQIEQNPVGVASVLDALKRSPGVEVVEEARQQQAREQLAATERERQLRLQAQEEARQAEARRIQAEQEQQRQQAERERQNNTPEAQRAREQEDRMLGNAILAAAAREQMQPAGGQQKAPAFDQATEQQRTPATEHPYRYAEVNMAANGQNEDKLRLMRREFEQAGASVTAIEPHRDLAGRDQLRVMVGYRIDQPELPQIQEQLKAAQQSDSVLYKERMGQGIERSMELDRRQREPGVGLNFGPDAGRSNDPAREPAFGGQQMAAAGNQQQQSKDYYPAEGWKTQVLRERRDDELAPVVPKLINVGAQVGGTLPDGTGGREMVVSFHPAAVRQDKVLEVIETHQAAREVRGPEVAAAPAQAAERTPERAVEPAPVRTPERSVEATPVQQAAVATTTTNVSEQPFRTVGVSVVEEGMQQRAQQLREELQKQGAIVGDVQKKAVGEDLSRNTFTASYPVGPQSVVLAQTLEAAGRQPGVSLEEPLAQQRERQRLYSGEVPAISGTTVAPAVGFTQGPPQGPGQWQQGVVLVRESDEERSRTANLREALQKSGAQVGAGGERNDGIPGGAIRYSYNTQQDNLEKVNKVLDSAAKNEGIEVKEQRPQKPGPELEPREGKFNQAIISIDDTPEKGKARAENIGGELSKGGAVVGEAKVVGNHVEMPVSYHTKTPNIQHINDTLDRAANSSGIQVKENGEDRGARLQGAREVARETAGSSASMERERS